Genomic DNA from Bacteroidales bacterium:
TGACGATTTTCAGCTTTCTTTGTTCCCTGTTTGAAATTTTTGAGGAAACTCCAATAAACAGTAAAATATCAATTTATTTTCTTTTCTTTTTGATGTCTTTTAAAACCTTTTTTTCGTCAGCTTCTAATTTTCGTTGAAGCTTTTTTACATCTTCGGCTGGTAATAAGTTCTCAGGATAAATACCGCGTTTAGTAAGCATTTCGCGTACTGCTAGATTGTTATCAACATGTTCTTTTTCAATTGAATTCCTACCTTTCAAATCTTTATTTTGCACATTGAGTCCGGTCATTTCTGCAGCCAAATCTTTTGCTTTAATGCTAATCGTCGGTAAAAAATCGGCAACGGGTCTATTTTCAGGTATCCCCATTTTTCTTTTTAGTATATGGGTATTCAGTTTAAATAATGCCTGATCTCCTTTTGAACGAATAATTGCAAAACCCTGACTATCTACACCCCGGTCATAAAGAATTCCTGAAAGCTGTTTTTCTGTCTGGCTAAGCTTTTCGCGTGCTTTCACTCTTTCAAACTCTAAAAGTCGTATTTCAACCAGTTCAGCTCTGCGGGTTTGAACAGCAAAATAATTTTGAGCAAATGCTATTTCTACTTTGCGAGTATCGCCATTTTGCGCAATAAGATAACAGGCATAGCGTGTCAGTAATATATCCATTATATTTTTTTCGGCTCCCTTGGGCATAGGTATCGTTTTCCTGATGTCAGGAAAATGATCCGCCACTTGCTCTCCTGCATTCTCACAGGCATTTTTAGCTTTTTCTATAACTTTTTCAAAGTTTTCCCATTTACTATAACCTAAAAGTGATTGCAACTCCCTTGCACTCCAGCATTCAACACCTTCAAATTCTATAGCAGCTGCTTCAAATTGTTTAAAAAGTTGTTGTATTTCTTCTGATTTCATCTTTCGACTGTAAATTAATTTTACCTTTATTTATCTTTTTCAGACTCTTGAATTTTTCCACTAATCCAAAATTAATTTGGGATAAGGCAAATATAATTTTTTACAATAAATGCAATGTAAAATGTTATTAACTTTCCTTTTTATTCCCTATACTCTTATACCTCTTTTTTCGCTTGACGTTTGTTAGTTCGACTGTACTATTGTTAACCTGTTTTACAGTTGAATTGCTGACTGATAAACTTTTTCAATTTCCAACACTCAATTATCAATAATCAAGTAAAATTCCCCTATATCTATACCTTTATTCCTCTATACCATTATACCCTTTGAAGTTTAGTATTACAGAGTTTTAGTAG
This window encodes:
- the dinD gene encoding DNA damage-inducible protein D; the encoded protein is MKSEEIQQLFKQFEAAAIEFEGVECWSARELQSLLGYSKWENFEKVIEKAKNACENAGEQVADHFPDIRKTIPMPKGAEKNIMDILLTRYACYLIAQNGDTRKVEIAFAQNYFAVQTRRAELVEIRLLEFERVKAREKLSQTEKQLSGILYDRGVDSQGFAIIRSKGDQALFKLNTHILKRKMGIPENRPVADFLPTISIKAKDLAAEMTGLNVQNKDLKGRNSIEKEHVDNNLAVREMLTKRGIYPENLLPAEDVKKLQRKLEADEKKVLKDIKKKRK